One window from the genome of Anolis sagrei isolate rAnoSag1 chromosome 4, rAnoSag1.mat, whole genome shotgun sequence encodes:
- the LOC132775208 gene encoding zinc finger protein 850-like translates to MEEKASKYPECGQSFTQSGGLHSDQRTPTGEKLYTCPECGKSFTQRGNLHKHQRTHTGEKPYKCLECGQSFLYSSGLRSHQRTHTGEKPYTCPECGKRFTHTSNLYEHQRIHTGEKPYTCLECGKSFAQISNLHSHQKTHTGEKPYTCLECGQSFSRSTHLHSHQWTHTEEKPYECLECGKRFTHSSGLCHHRRTHSGEKPYKCLECGQSFNQSRYLRSHQKSHTGEKPYKCLECGQSFAYSTSLRSHQRTHIGEKSFQCLECERSFTHRSGLRSHKKIHTGEKSYICLECGQGFTQSSGLRSHLRTHTGEKPYTCLECSQSFTQSAHLHRHQRSHTGEKPYTCLECGQNFTRGEHLHSHQRIHTGEKPYKCQECGLSFTHNSGLHSHQRTHTGEKPYSCLQCGQSFTHRSGLRSHLRTHTGEKPYTCLECGKRFAYSSHLCQHQRTHTGEKPYKCLECGQSFTYSSGLRSHLRTHTGEKPYTCLECGQSFTQSGGLQSHQRIHIGGKPYECLECGRRFAYSSGLSRHQRAHTGKKPYTCLECGQNFTRGEHLHSHQRIHTGEKPYKCQECGQNFAHNSGLHSHKRTHTGEKPYKCLECGQSFAYSANLRSHQRTHTGEKPYTCLECGQSFTDSSGLCSHQRAHTEEKPYTFLECGQSFSDSSGLCSHQRIHTEEKPYTCLECGQCFTQSGGLQSHQRIHTEEKPYTCLECGQSFTDSSGLCSHQRAHTEEKPYTFLECGQSFSDSSGLCSHQRIHTEEKPYTCLECGQCFTQSGGLQSHQRIHTEEKPYTCLECGQSFTDSSGLQSHQRIHTEEKPYTCLECGQSFTDSSGLCSHQRIHTEEKPYTCLECGQCFTQNGGLQSHQRIHTEEKPYTCLECGQSFPDSSGVQSHQRIHTEEKPYTCLECGQSFTDSSGLQSHQRIHTEEKPYTCLECGQSFSDSSGLCSHQRIHTEEKPYTCLECGQSFTDSSGLQSHQRIHTEEKPYTCLECGQSFTDSSDLCSHQRTHTEEKPYESLILERGSPIENELVKRQIDNLETLFQNISSQ, encoded by the coding sequence atggaggagaaagcatCTAAATACCCGGAGtgtggtcagagcttcactcagagtggaggtCTACATTCAGATCAAAGGACTCCCACTGGGGAGAAACTTTATACATGcccggagtgtggaaagagtttcactcagagaggaaatctacataaacatcaaaggacacacactggagagaaaccctataaatgcctggagtgtggacaaagcttcctttatagttcaggtctacgttcacatcaaaggactcacactggggagaaaccctatacatgcccggAGTGTGGGAAGAGGTTCACTCATACTTCAAATCTATATgaacatcaaagaattcacactggggagaaaccctacacatgccttgagtgtggaaagagcttcgctcAGATTTcaaatctacattcacatcaaaagactcacactggggaaaaaccttatacatgcctggagtgtggacagagcttcagtcGTAGTAcacatctacattcacatcaatggactcacactgaggagaaaccttatgaatgcctggagtgtgggaagaggttCACTCATAGTTCAGGATTATGTCATCATCGAAGAACACAcagtggggagaaaccctataagtgcctggagtgtggacagagcttcaatcAGAGTAGAtacctacgttcacatcaaaagtctcacactggggagaaaccctataaatgcctggagtgtggacagagcttcgctTATAGtacaagtctacgttcacatcaaaggactcacattgGGGAGAAATCTtttcaatgcctggagtgtgaaCGAAGCTTCACTCACAggtcaggtctacgttcacataaaaagattcacactggggagaaatctTATAtatgcctagagtgtggacaaGGCTTCACTCAAAGTTCAGGTTTACGTTCACAtctaaggactcacactggggagaaaccctatacatgcctggagtgtagTCAAAGCTTCACCCAGAGTGcacatctacatagacatcaaaggagtcacactggggagaaaccctatacatgcctggaatgtggacagaactTCACTCGTGGTGAACATCttcattcacatcaaaggattcacactggggagaaaccctataaatgccaggaatgtggactGAGCTTCACTCATAATTCAGGTCTGCATTCacaccaaaggactcacactggggagaaaccctattcatgcctgcagtgtggacagagcttcactcataggtCAGGTCTACGTTCTCAtctaaggactcacactggggagaaaccctatacatgcctggagtgtgggaagaggttTGCTTATAGTTCACATTTATGTCAACATCAAAgaacacacactggggagaaaccttataaatgcctggaatgtggacagagcttcacttatagttcaggtctacgttctcatctaaggactcacactggggagaaaccctatacatgtctggaatgtggtcagagcttcactcagagtggaggtCTAcaatcacatcaaaggattcacattgGGGGAAAACCttatgaatgcctggagtgtgggaggAGGTTCGCTTATAGTTCAGGGTTATCTCGACATCAAAGAGCACACACGGggaagaaaccctatacatgcctggaatgtggacagaactTCACTCGTGGTGAACATCttcattcacatcaaaggattcacactggggagaaaccctataaatgccaggaatgtggacagaACTTTGCTCATAATTCAGGTCTGCATTCACataaaaggactcacactggggagaaaccctataaatgcctggagtgtggacagagctttgcttaTAGTGctaatctacgttcacatcaaaggactcacactggggagaaaccctatacatgcctggagtgtggccaGAGCTTCACTGATAGTTCAGGTCTGTGTTCACATCAAAGGGctcacactgaggagaaaccctatacattcCTGGAGTGTGGCCAGAGCTTCAGTGATAGTTCAGGTctatgttcacatcaaaggattcacactgaggagaaaccctatacatgcctggagtgtggtcagtgcttcactcagagtggaggtCTAcaatcacatcaaaggattcacactgaggagaaaccctatacatgcttggagtgtggcCAGAGCTTCACTGATAGTTCAGGTCTGTGTTCACATCAAAGGGctcacactgaggagaaaccctatacattcCTGGAGTGTGGCCAGAGCTTCAGTGATAGTTCAGGTctatgttcacatcaaaggattcacactgaggagaaaccctatacatgcctggagtgtggtcagtgcttcactcagagtggaggtCTAcaatcacatcaaaggattcacactgaggagaaaccctatacatgcttggagtgtggacagagcttcactgatagttcaggtctacaatcacatcaaaggattcacactgaggagaaaccctatacatgcctggagtgtggacagagcttcactgatagTTCGGGTctatgttcacatcaaaggattcacactgaggagaaaccctatacatgcctggagtgtggtcaGTGCTTCACTCAGAATGGAGGTCTAcaatcacatcaaaggattcacactgaggagaaaccatatacatgcttggagtgtggacagagcttcccTGATAGTTCAGGTGTAcaatcacatcaaaggattcacactgaggagaaaccctatacatgcttggagtgtggacagagcttcactgatagttcaggtctacaatcacatcaaaggattcacactgaggagaaaccctatacatgcctggagtgtggccaGAGCTTCAGTGATAGTTCGGGTctatgttcacatcaaaggattcacactgaggagaaaccctatacatgcttggagtgtggacagagcttcactgatagttcaggtctacaatcacatcaaaggattcacactgaggagaaaccctatacatgcctggagtgtggacagagcttcactgatagTTCAGATctatgttcacatcaaaggactcacactgaggagaaacctTATGAAAGCTTGATTTTGGAAAGGGGTTCACCAATTGAGAATGAACTTGTAAAAAGGCAAATAGATAATCTAGAAACACTTTTTCAGAATATAAGCTCACAATAG